The following nucleotide sequence is from Rhizobium binae.
CGGCGCGCTGCGGTCGCGCGGACGCGGCAGATCGATGTCGATCAGGCGCGGCTCGCCGCCCTTCTCCCGCGGCAGGATCAGAATCCGGTCGGCCAGATAGATCGCCTCCTCGAGATCGTGGGTGACGAGAATGGTCGTCACATCCTCGTCGCGCCAGATCCGGGCGAGCTCCTGCTGCATGCCGATTTTGGTCATCGCATCGAGCGCGCCGAGCGGTTCGTCGAGCAGCAGGATTTCCGGCTGAACGGCAAGCGCCCGGGCGATGCCGACGCGTTGCGCCATGCCTCCTGAGAGCTGGCGGGGATAGGCGGTCTCGAATTGCTGCAGGCCGACAAGCTTGACGTAGTGGCGCGCCCGTCCCCTCGCCTGCTCGCGGGTGAGACCTCTCGTTTCCAGCCCGAAGGCGACGTTGCCGAGCACATCAAGCCAGGGCAGAAGGCGCGGCTCCTGGAAGATGACGGCGCGTTCCGCGCCGACGCCGCGGATTGCCTCGCCGTCGACGAGCACCTCACCGGTATCGGACTCTTCGAGACCGGCGAGAACCCGGAGCAGGGTCGTCTTGCCCGAGCCGCTGGCGCCGACGATGGCGAGGCTTTCGCCGGAGCGGATATGGAGATTGATATCCTTCAGAACCTGCAGCGGCTTGCCGTTCAGCCTGTAGGATTTGGAGAGGTGACGGATCGTCACCTCTCCGCGGCGAATATCCTCAGCGACGCTCATCACGCTTCCTCAGTTGCTGGCCGGCTTGCTATCGGCGGTAAAGAGAATGTCCTTGGCCGCCAGCTGGCCTTGCTTCAGCTTGCCCTCGCGAACCAGGACGTCGATCCAGAACTGGATGTCGCGCTCGACTGGCAGGCCGCCGGCGCGTACGCCGTAGCCGCGGAAATATTGTGCGATATCAGAGTTTTCGCCGCGTTCGGCCAGGGCCTTCGCCAGGATCTTCTTGGTTTCCTCGGGATGTTCGCGGGCATAGTCGAGGGCGCGGGCCGATTGCTCGACGAAGATCTTCGCGGTCTCGGGATGCTGCTGAATAAAATCGCGGCGCAGGACCACGAAGCCGCCGGCGATGTCGCCGAGCACGTCGGTATCGTCGAAGACCGCACGCAGGCCGCCGTCCTTCAGCGCCGCGCCCTCGAAGGTCGTCTGCCAGTAGCCGAAGGCGGCAATATCGACCTGCTTGGAGCGCAGCACCTGTTCGAGCTGCGGGCCGGGAACGACGACCTGGTTGGCGGAGTCGCTCGGCAGGCCGACGGAATGCAGGGCTTCGCGGATGGTGTAATCGAGATGGGCGCCGAGCGTGTTGACGGCGATGCTCTTGCCGGCAATGTCCTTGATGCTTTTGATCGGGCTGTCTTCCAGCACGTAGAAGGTCGACTGCACCTCGTCATTAATGCCGTTCGATGGATAGGCGGCGACGAAGTCGTTGCCGCCGATGATCGAATTCAGGACGGCGGAGGTGGCGGCGCTGCCGATCTCCACATCCCCGGATGCAAGGGCAATGAGAGAGGCCGGGCCGCCCTGGGCATAGCCGACATTTTCAAACGTGATGCCGGTGTCCTTGAAATAACCGAGCGCGTCGGCGAGTTCATGGGCGGCAAGGCCGCCCTGGCTCGCGAGATAGCGCAGTTTCACCGTGTCGGTTGCTGCGGCCGGCGTGGCAAGACCGAGAGCGATCACTGCCGGCAGGAGAAGGTTGCGGGGATGGAAGGTCATGACGACGTGTCCTTTCGGAAGGGGAGAAGCGGTCAGGCGTTCGGGTGAGACCAGCGGCAGAGGCGGCGCTGCAGGAGAACGAGCAAGGCATTGGCGGCAAGCCCGAGGAAGGCGAGCAGCAGGATCGCTGCAAACATCAGCGGGATCTGAAAATTGTACTGGGCGTTCATCACCTGGAAACCGATGCCCTTGTTGGCGCCGATCATCTCGGCGGCGATCAGCAGCAGAAGCGCCGTCGTCGCCGACAGGCGCAGACCGACGAAGATCGCAGGAACGGAGGCCGGCAGGATGACGCGGCGGAAAATGGTCAGCGGTCCGGCGCCATAGGTCCGCGCCATCTCGATGAGCTTCTGGTCCACCTCCTTGACGCCGCCGATCGTGGCAAGCAGCACCGGAAACAGCGTCGCCCAGAAAATCACGAAGATCTTCGATGTTTCGCCCAGGCCGAGCAGCAGGATGAAGACCGGATAGAGCGCCAGCGCGGAGGTCTGGCGGAAGAGCTGCAGGATCGGGTCGAGCGCCTGCTCGACGGTACGAAACTGGCCCATGAACAGGCCGAGCGGAATGCCGGTCACGACAGCGAAGGCGAAGGCGGTGCCGGATCGCTGCAGGCTGATGGCGATGTCATCGAGCAGCGCGCCATTGGCAAGATTGGTCCAGAGTGCCGACAGGATCACGTTCAGGGGCGGGAAGATGGCCGGATTGATCCAGCCCTCGGTACTCGAAACCTGCCAGAGAGCAAGGAAGGCGATGAGCAGGCCATAACGCGGCAGAAGCGATGCGAGCACACCGCGCACATGGGAGGCGAAAGTGGGCGTGTGGCTTCCACCGCTCTTCAGGCGGCTGAAGCTTGTCGACAGGACCTGATTGATTTCATAAGCCATGGATCGCTCCTCACTCTGCTGCCTGGAGAGCTGCGCGCCCCGCAGCCCATCGATTGGTCGGGAAAGGCAGGCCGAGGTTTTCCCGCAGCGTCTTGCCTTCATAGGCCGTGCGGAACAGGCCCCGGCGCTGCAGCTCCGGAATGACCAAATCGACGAAATCGTCGAGTGCCGTCGGCAGCCAGGGCGGCAGAATATTGAAGCCATCTGCAGCCTCGTTCTCGAACCATGTCTGCAGGGTGTCGGCGATCTGCTCGGCGGTGCCGACGATGGTGTAGTGACCGCGGGCCGACGCGATCCACTGATAGAGCTGACGGATGGTGAAGTTGTTTTCGTCGGCGATCTGGCGGATCAGAGCCTGGCGGCTCTTCATGCCTTCGGTCGGCGGCGCCGGCGGAAGAGGTCCGTCGAGATCATAACCGTGCAGGTCGAGCGTGCCGCCG
It contains:
- a CDS encoding ABC transporter ATP-binding protein, with product MSVAEDIRRGEVTIRHLSKSYRLNGKPLQVLKDINLHIRSGESLAIVGASGSGKTTLLRVLAGLEESDTGEVLVDGEAIRGVGAERAVIFQEPRLLPWLDVLGNVAFGLETRGLTREQARGRARHYVKLVGLQQFETAYPRQLSGGMAQRVGIARALAVQPEILLLDEPLGALDAMTKIGMQQELARIWRDEDVTTILVTHDLEEAIYLADRILILPREKGGEPRLIDIDLPRPRDRSAPEFVRHREELLNLFGLH
- a CDS encoding ABC transporter substrate-binding protein, encoding MTFHPRNLLLPAVIALGLATPAAATDTVKLRYLASQGGLAAHELADALGYFKDTGITFENVGYAQGGPASLIALASGDVEIGSAATSAVLNSIIGGNDFVAAYPSNGINDEVQSTFYVLEDSPIKSIKDIAGKSIAVNTLGAHLDYTIREALHSVGLPSDSANQVVVPGPQLEQVLRSKQVDIAAFGYWQTTFEGAALKDGGLRAVFDDTDVLGDIAGGFVVLRRDFIQQHPETAKIFVEQSARALDYAREHPEETKKILAKALAERGENSDIAQYFRGYGVRAGGLPVERDIQFWIDVLVREGKLKQGQLAAKDILFTADSKPASN
- a CDS encoding ABC transporter permease, whose product is MAYEINQVLSTSFSRLKSGGSHTPTFASHVRGVLASLLPRYGLLIAFLALWQVSSTEGWINPAIFPPLNVILSALWTNLANGALLDDIAISLQRSGTAFAFAVVTGIPLGLFMGQFRTVEQALDPILQLFRQTSALALYPVFILLLGLGETSKIFVIFWATLFPVLLATIGGVKEVDQKLIEMARTYGAGPLTIFRRVILPASVPAIFVGLRLSATTALLLLIAAEMIGANKGIGFQVMNAQYNFQIPLMFAAILLLAFLGLAANALLVLLQRRLCRWSHPNA